Proteins from a single region of Terriglobia bacterium:
- the otsB gene encoding trehalose-phosphatase: MSTATARINDIDIFFRQLSDSRQRVLLIDYDGTIAPFQVDRAKAVPYSTIPELLDSIMATCGTRVVLVSGRSARELPGLLGLRPHPEIWGSHGFERLFSDGRYEIGFLSERTLAALAEAASGLEEAGLGALTELKVGSIAVHWRGMTTAHMEEARTTCYRTLSPVACSGNLLLSEFDGGLELRARNCSKGDAVRAILSELNSDIPVAYLGDDQTDEDAFKALKGRGLTVLVRPKYRTTTASVWIKPPGELTQFLVDWVHACGGDV; the protein is encoded by the coding sequence ATGAGTACCGCGACTGCACGAATCAACGACATCGACATTTTCTTTCGTCAACTTTCCGACTCGCGCCAGCGAGTTCTCCTCATCGACTACGACGGCACTATTGCCCCGTTCCAGGTGGATCGCGCCAAGGCGGTCCCATACTCGACGATCCCCGAACTTCTCGATTCCATTATGGCCACGTGCGGCACCCGTGTTGTCCTCGTAAGTGGCCGCTCCGCACGCGAGCTTCCCGGACTACTGGGCCTCCGTCCCCACCCTGAGATCTGGGGATCGCATGGATTCGAACGGCTATTTTCCGATGGACGTTATGAAATCGGATTTCTGAGTGAACGCACCCTTGCCGCTCTGGCCGAAGCCGCTTCGGGTCTCGAAGAAGCCGGTCTCGGCGCGCTGACTGAACTAAAAGTCGGCTCCATCGCCGTGCACTGGCGCGGGATGACGACCGCGCACATGGAAGAAGCCCGAACCACGTGTTATCGAACTCTCTCTCCGGTGGCGTGCTCGGGGAACCTCTTGCTCTCCGAATTCGACGGCGGCCTCGAGTTGCGTGCCCGTAATTGCAGCAAAGGGGACGCCGTCCGCGCCATTCTTTCCGAATTGAACAGTGACATTCCGGTCGCCTATCTCGGAGACGATCAGACCGACGAGGACGCCTTCAAAGCCCTGAAGGGCCGCGGACTGACCGTTCTCGTTCGCCCCAAATACCGCACCACAACCGCCAGCGTTTGGATCAAGCCACCCGGAGAACTGACTCAGTTCCTTGTCGACTGGGTTCACGCCTGCGGAGGTGACGTATGA
- a CDS encoding response regulator transcription factor — protein MNKVRILIADDHGIVRKGLRLQLEQHEEFLVVGEAADGREAVRLAEELTPDVIIMDIAMPNLNGIQATTQLVKKNPSLGIIMLSMHSDESYLTRTLSAGAKGYLLKDTADLDLYRAVQSVAQGKPFFSPSIAKTLLEDYMRQLQQRGLQDTYDLLTDREKEILQLLAEGKSNKEVASHLNLSPSTVETHRTRIMQKLDLHSSADIVLYAVRKKIIS, from the coding sequence ATGAATAAAGTCAGAATCCTGATCGCCGACGATCATGGCATTGTACGCAAAGGCTTACGACTTCAACTCGAGCAGCACGAAGAGTTCCTGGTAGTCGGCGAAGCCGCCGATGGCCGCGAAGCGGTGCGCCTCGCCGAAGAACTTACTCCCGACGTCATCATCATGGACATCGCCATGCCGAACCTGAACGGCATCCAGGCGACCACTCAACTCGTGAAGAAGAACCCGAGTCTCGGCATCATCATGCTCAGCATGCACTCCGACGAAAGTTACCTCACGCGCACGCTCAGCGCAGGTGCCAAGGGCTATCTCCTCAAAGACACGGCCGATCTCGATCTGTACCGCGCCGTCCAGTCAGTTGCGCAGGGTAAACCCTTCTTCAGCCCCTCGATCGCCAAGACTCTCCTCGAGGACTACATGCGGCAGTTACAGCAGCGCGGTTTACAGGATACCTACGATCTCCTCACGGACCGTGAAAAGGAAATCCTGCAGCTCCTCGCCGAAGGCAAGTCGAACAAGGAAGTCGCCAGCCACCTGAATCTCTCACCCAGCACAGTCGAAACTCACCGAACGAGGATCATGCAAAAATTGGACTTACACAGCTCTGCCGATATCGTGCTCTACGCCGTGCGCAAGAAAATCATTTCCTAA